The following proteins are encoded in a genomic region of Enterocloster clostridioformis:
- a CDS encoding PTS lactose/cellobiose transporter subunit IIA, producing the protein MVEGLEMICFRIISNVGGARSSYIEAIQKAKQGDFEGARECIRAGQEMFLAGHEAHFELIQKEAQGEQVGGSMILVHAEDQLMSAEGFKIIAEEMLASYERIAELEKRLENR; encoded by the coding sequence ATGGTAGAGGGATTAGAAATGATTTGCTTCAGGATTATCTCCAATGTAGGAGGAGCGCGTTCCAGCTACATCGAAGCAATCCAGAAAGCAAAGCAGGGCGACTTTGAAGGCGCCAGGGAATGTATAAGGGCCGGCCAGGAGATGTTCCTGGCTGGACATGAGGCCCATTTTGAACTGATTCAGAAGGAAGCACAGGGAGAGCAGGTAGGCGGTTCCATGATTCTGGTTCATGCGGAAGACCAGCTCATGAGCGCGGAAGGCTTTAAAATCATCGCTGAAGAGATGCTTGCCAGCTACGAGCGAATCGCTGAACTGGAGAAAAGGCTGGAAAACCGGTAA
- a CDS encoding PTS sugar transporter subunit IIB, producing the protein MKRVYLFCSAGMSTSMLASKMQGIANSHDLPIEVEAFPDGKIGQIIDEKHPDVILLGPQVKYRYGEIVEKYGDKGIPIQVIDQTDYGMMNGEKVLKSAIKLMKSAK; encoded by the coding sequence ATGAAACGAGTATATTTATTTTGCAGCGCGGGAATGTCCACCAGCATGCTGGCAAGCAAGATGCAGGGCATAGCCAATTCCCATGACCTTCCCATCGAAGTGGAGGCTTTCCCGGACGGAAAGATTGGCCAGATTATTGACGAGAAGCATCCGGATGTGATTCTCTTAGGCCCCCAGGTCAAATACCGCTACGGCGAGATCGTTGAAAAGTACGGCGACAAGGGTATCCCGATTCAGGTCATCGATCAGACGGATTACGGTATGATGAACGGCGAGAAGGTGCTGAAATCAGCCATCAAGCTCATGAAATCAGCAAAATAA